From the genome of Chelonia mydas isolate rCheMyd1 chromosome 2, rCheMyd1.pri.v2, whole genome shotgun sequence, one region includes:
- the HNF4G gene encoding hepatocyte nuclear factor 4-gamma isoform X2 — protein MMRLSEPVLDMDMANYSEVLDPTYTTLEFETMQILYNSNDSSSAEPLNMNTADNGVSGLCAICGDRATGKHYGASSCDGCKGFFRRSIRKSHVYTCRFNRQCIVDKDKRNQCRYCRLKKCFRAGMKKEAVQNERDRISTRRSTFDGSNIPSINTLSQAEALSRQIPVSSPGASTDINVKKLASISDVCESMKQQLLVLVEWAKYIPAFCELPLDDQVALLRAHAGEHLLLGAAKRSMAYKDILLLGNDYIIHRNSSEVEISRVANRILDELVRPFQEIQIDDNEYACLKAIVFFDPDAKGLSDPLKIKNMRFQVQISLEDYINDRQYDSRGRFGELLLLLPTLQSITWQMIEQIQLVKLFGMVKIDSLLQEMLLGGTSNDASHLHHPVHPHLAQDPLTGQTILISSMSAPVHTEQISTPETPLPSPPQGSGQEYKMSTNQATVITQQSILKQKPL, from the exons ATGATGAGGCTGTCGGAACCAGTATTGGACATGGACATGGCAAACTACAGTGAAGTCTTAGATCCAACTTATACTACTTTGGAGTTTGAAACTATGCAGATTCTGTATAATAGCAATG ACAGTTCTTCAGCAGAACCACTCAACATGAACACTGCAGACAATGGAGTCAGTGGACTTTGTGCAATATGTGGCGATAGAGCAACTGGCAAACATTATGGCGCCTCCAGTTGTGATGGGTGCAAGGGCTTCTTTAGACGCAGCATACGGAAGAGTCATGTCTATACCTGCAG ATTCAACCGACAGTGTATTGTTGACAAGGACAAGAGGAATCAATGCAGATACTGTcgtttaaaaaagtgttttcgAGCAGGAATGAAAAAAGAAG CTGTACAAAATGAACGGGACAGGATAAGCACAAGAAGGAGCACATTTGATGGCAGCAACATTCCCTCTATTAACACATTGTCACAAGCTGAGGCTCTTTCTCGGCAG ATCCCTGTCTCGAGTCCTGGTGCTAGTACTGacataaatgtaaagaaacttgccAGTATTAGCGATGTGTGTGAATCTATGAAGCAACAGCTCTTGGTCCTTGTAGAGTGGGCTAAATATATTCCAGCCTTCTGTGAACTACCATTGGACGATCAG GTTGCCCTGCTAAGAGCGCATGCTGGGGAACACCTCTTGCTTGGAGCAGCAAAACGGTCCATGGCGTATAAAGACATTTTACTTTTag gTAACGATTATATCATCCATCGCAACAGTTCTGAAGTCGAGATCAGCCGAGTGGCAAACCGGATTCTAGATGAGCTAGTCCGACCATTCCAGGAAATTCAAATAGATGACAATGAGTATGCTTGCTTGAAAGCAATTGTGTTTTTTGATCCAG aTGCAAAGGGATTGAGTGACCCATTAAAGATCAAGAACATGCGGTTCCAAGTCCAAATCAGTTTAGAGGATTACATTAATGACCGTCAGTATGACTCCAGGGGGAGGTTTGGAGAACTTCTGCTTCTATTGCCTACGCTTCAGAGCATCACTTGGCAAATGATTGAGCAAATACAGTTGGTCAAACTGTTTGGAATGGTTAAAATTGACAGTTTGCTTCAGGAAATGTTACTAGggg GTACGTCTAATGATGCCAGTCATCTTCATCATCCAGTACATCCTCATTTAGCTCAGGATCCATTAACTGGCCAAACTATTCTCATAAGTTCAATGTCTGCTCCTGTCCATACAGAACAGATCT CAACTCCAGAAACTCCATTACCTTCCCCTCCGCAAGGCTCTGGACAAGAATACAAAATGTCTACAAACCAGGCTACAGTCATAACACAGcaatcaattttaaaacaaaaaccattgtga